The genomic stretch CTCAATGTATAGTATTCCATATGTCAGTTAACAGAAAAGGGGACACAAAATTAATATTGCAATTTCAACAAAGATCAAAACGTTATCATCCTCTTAAATTATGACTGAACTTGAACTCTGTTAAACTTTTGTTTTTCAGTTGTGTTTGTATCATGGAGAAAAGGTGTTTACATGTAGGTTTGAATCTAGATTCCTCTTGTCCTGTTTAGTATTGTTACAATCCACTGACATTAAGGCCAGTGGGGCAGTGCCCCACCATGTCCATCAAAtggatatttgtttttatttgttacatttgattgagtgattgattgattgagaagtttattgacatcttaaagaatttaatgcatgtaatgctttaaaaaggcaaattgatggcacaaaaagccaaaaggcttgtttccatttttGTCAATATGCTACAGTTATCCAAACGGCTATTTTTCATCTGCATTGCATAGATAGTTAAGTCATCCTAACAGAATAAAATGACAAACACAAAAAAGATAGCAATTATAATAAAATACTTCCAATGTTTTGCTGCCACCTACAGAGGTGGTGTGTAACCAGACATAAACTAAATATACATTGTGGTTGTCTACGTGCTTCTAGCtattttgattgtttacattttcattaattttattgactttatttatatttttcaattCACTTTGTTCATTTTATTGTCTTTCTGCAAATACAACCActttgttgaaaataaaaaataaaataaggacATTATTGTTGctgtaaaataatattttgcaGAAACTTCTTTATTTATTACCAAAAAAGATAATCTCCCATGTTTTAACACGTTAGCAAGCATAGTTAGCAAATAAGTCTTACTTGTTCGCAATCAAAGGTTTAAAAACAGCTGTTATTCATCCTGGCGGCCATGTCATCTGTCTCCCTCCTAACACGTGGACGTGAAGGTGGTAGACGGACTGAGCGCCGTGTTTTCCGTCGTTGATGACTGCGGACAGGAACGGGAATGtactcacaacaacaacaacgggaGGAGTGCGTTCAAGCGACTTACCCACTCGGTAACCTTCGGTTAGCGATTGTTGCTCGGCCACATTCTTGGCCACCACCAGTAAATGTCCTAAGAGCTGCACGTGTCAGAACAAAACACAACAGAAGTGGTTTTACTTTAGATTCCTCGCTGATGCCCACTAGGGGGCGTATTTACACTCTAGTccagtgtttgtcaaccttttttcagccaaggaacattttttgcgttgaaaatatccggaggcacaccaccagcagaaatcattaaaaaaacaaaactctgttgacagtaaaaagttgtaattgttggatatgactttaaagcaactatgtatcaatatagctcttgtctcaaagtaggtgtactgttacgacctgtcacatcatgccattttttgctgttttcctgtgtgcagtgttttggttcttgtcttgcgctcctattttggtggctttttctcttttttttggtattttcctgtagcagtttcatgtcttccttttagcgatatttcccgcatgattttggcggcgccggcggaccaaagcggtagtgtttttccagcagaaatcattaaaaaacgaaactcagttgacagtaaaaagtcgttgtcgcaattgttggatatgactttaaacaatAACCAACTAtttatcaatatagctcttgtctcaaagtaggtgtactgtcaccacctgtcacatcacgccgtgacttattttgagttttttgctgttttcctgtgtgtagtgttttagttcttgtcttgcgctcctattttggtgtctttctctttttttggtattttcctgtagcagtttcatgtcttcctttgagcgatatttcccgcatctactttgttttagcaatcgagaatatttcagttgattttatccttctttgtggggacattgttgattgtcatgtcatgttcggatgtacattgtggacgccgcctttgctccacagtaagtctttgctgtcgtccagcattctgtttttgttgactttgtagccagttcagttttagttttgttctgcatagccttccctaagcttcaatgccttttcttaggggcactcaccttttgtttatttttggtttaagcattagatacctttttacccgcacactgcctcctgctgtttccgacatctacaaagcaattagctactggctgccacctactgatatggaatagtattacacaggttactttgccgagctcgagacagcaccgacactcaacaacgacacatcatttgcagactataattactggtttgcaaaaaatatttttaacccaaatacgtgaaattagataatctcccacggcactccagactgtatctcacggcacattagtgtgccgcggtacagtggttgaaaaacactgctctaatctGAGGTAGGCTATGATCTGCTGTAACCAAGTGTTCAAGTCAACATTAAAAGAGCAGCAGCTCAGCGATGACGAAAACTACTAAATCAcactaaataatacatttatgtatttttttaaattacaatatCAACTATAAATGTCAATTATTATACATTATGCTTTATTTAAATGTACCTAATTGCCAATTATTTGTTCTCAAATAGTAGGGCAGGGGAACATGTTTATCAGTATCACGCCTCAAACCccgcttcgaaaagctgtgcacaACAAAATGTACTCATTAATCCGGACTTCCTCATTCtgatttaaaaatatacatttgcACAAATCCTTGTATTCATTTTTGTTGCGTACGTTAGTGTTTTCTATACTGTTTATGTTGCTGattaattttaatgtattattatttatcgagtttattttattttaatgttcaggatcaaatggttcaagtcggtcaaaaaaaatgttatagtttaaaaaaaaaatgttttaatgttttcaGGCAAATTAatacactttaaatattttctgttacagaccaaAAACAACATTAATGAAGTTATTATTTGCTGTGTGTtcctttcttttcttttatttaatgttaataaggatacaatgttatgcagaggtgtacttataacacttttatagacaaatgatactatttatagtcgtgaAATATTTTCTTTGATTTAAGTGGGTTTCTTTGAACAGTTTTCCATCCACCTTTCACTGTTACAGTCCACTTGCATGAGGGCCAAGCGATgcataaattacttatttttttgtgtgaccaTCTCACCTCAGCATCATCATCGTGGGCTTGACTTATCCTGGGAATGGCGATCCTTGGAATGACCAGGAAGTGCACCGGGGCCTGCGGACTGATATCCCTAAAAGCCAAGCACTGGACAGGCGCAGGGTTACTAGAGTTTGTTTTCTTGACGATCCGTTACCACATTTACCTTGTCGTCCTCGTAGATGATGTCTGCAGGGATGCTTTTGTCGATGACTTTGGAGAAGATGGTCGGAGCCTGGGAGCCATACTTCCTGCTGGCCTCCTCTGCCAGGCGCACCTCGTCACTTCCGGTACAAAGCGGACTCTAATTAGGACATAGGAGATGATGAAAGGTGGCGTTTAAAAACCtctaaagcatgggtgtcaaatttggcccgcgggccagagttgtgtaatttcatttggcccttgaggcaatatcaaattaacattagagctggcccgccggtattatacagcggaggtgccgctgtaacaccgcattcaccgctaatactcatacttgccaaccctcccgattttcagtgcccctctcgaaagtctcccggggcaaccattctcccgaatttctcccgatttccacccggacaacaatattggggcgtgccttaaaggcactgcctttagcgtcctctacaacctgtcgtcacttctccttttcctccatacaaacagcgtgccggcccctgtcacatgatatatgcggcttctacacacacataaccctaacccttgatcaacagccatacaggtcacactgttacaaatatgcgccacactgtgaacccacaccaaacaagaatgacaaacacatttcgtgagaacatctgcaccgtaacacaacataaacacaacagaacaaatacccagaaccccttgcagcactaactctttcgggacgctacaatatacaccccccccccgctaccaccaaaccccgcccacctgagccccgacattaatgagctagcatccaagaaaagatggcaggtatctggcttgggctcatcagattagatcagtgtgtcgcaaactgagcagtaaaaagtcctgaatggttgatttattcattgttattttattttcaaatttattagcctgtggaaaaagttcatgttgaaatttacctcagaaggctgcaaatagaaaagaggcattccattttttatttaaattgtatttaataaaccattgatgttttttcgtttgtttcttgaaagttgattttgcactattaagttatataagcgttgcttgttccatattcagtgttaaagcaaatcagggtagcaaactgagcaataatttacgttttattcatgcactttctcttgctacttcaaggcttgaatgtctgattcattcattattgttattttattttcaaatgtattattagcctgtggaagaagtttattttgatatttacctcagaaggctgcaaatagaaaagaggcattcaatttttatttacattttatttgatatgccattgatattttattattattattatttgaaactcgattttgcatgtcactataaagttatataagccttgcttgttcaatattcaatgcaaaacttgtttgggtccctattaaaaggttcatttgttcaacctcggcccgcggctttgttcagttttaaatgttggcccactctgtattttagtttgacacccctgctctaaaggcttagtggccacatgcgtggacagcaccttttagctcttatttccaaaattgtgtacactactgaattggggtcttatgggtcttatgtggacacttatactgccatctggtggtgtcagaagagtataacatacaatggaatttggggaaaaaagtgtaaaaataagaattagcatgtcactaaacatgaagtacacgtttgtgtacttatggactaagtacatcatatcaaaagattatttttagtttttattctaattagggtccaataaacccaaatagcaaagacaaataaaaaaaagcatgtaaacaaacaaacttaGGAGGTTTTTAAGACACGcacgggccacaacattaggtacagatGCTCTGCTGTCTAACACACGATCTTTGATGCGTATCTCGCAAAAGGACCGCCGAATGTAACCTTATTACGACCCTAACCTCTTGGTGTTGGGGCAATGCAGGTGTTGTCCCACAGGCACCACCGTGGAGGGTTTGGTGATGACGACAATGTTCGGCGGCGTTTATCGAACACAAAAGGCAAGTTTGTAGCAGAAAGAGAGGAAATAGTCCGACGTGAACAGCTACCTGGGCTCTGTAAACAGGTGGCAAACGACCGAGTTGTGCCACTCTACTCGGGAATAAACATGTCCGTAAAATGTGTCGATGAAACATGGCCGAGGTGAGGTATTCCAATCTCAAGTAGTAGTTTAATCTGACTTCACCACACCGAAGCAACTACTCAAGGAACTGTGCCGCCATTGCTATGTTGGTGCCGCCTTCAGGGAACCTGGTAAAACCGAGACCTTATTACCTCTGCGCGTCGGGAGGCAAGTTAAACAAATAATCTCGGGGTTTTATTTCTGGTATTGCGTATGATAATATTTTGACTAACAACAATCTCCTATTTCTATGTCTAAATTCATACTTGCTGTACATTGAAAGTGTTGAACATTCTAAAATACGACGTTGTTGTGACTGAAACGTCGCATTCCAGCGTCGTTTTGAGATGGTGGTTCAACATCACTAATGTTGTTAAGTGTTAACCACCACTCTTTGGACGTAAAGAAATGTGACCTAATCGTTCATTATTTTGTATTAAGTGTTTTACAAAAAGGGGAATTCAATTCAAGTTTGACATGACGATAGAgccgggctttttttttttttttgagttatacaagtacagctgggataggctccagccacccccaaagggacaagcggtaggaaatggatggaaaataaaatgtaatgaCAATGATAACGACTAAATActtaaacactagtcaaagagtaCATATTTTATgaagtgaaattactgccaaaactccaccaACACACAAAAAGGTTTTTACTCACGCTCAActcaattggaaaaaaaacaatttgcaagtataaaacacTTTTCTTTAACTGAAAAAACCCCGATATGCAGGTATGAAAACTTTTCGTCCAAATTAAAACTTCTGGCAGTATTGTTCCACCCTGCATGATCAACACACCCGTAATTCACAATCGACATCAAtaggtggtgctgctgagtcaatttaaggctGTCAGAGCTACTGgtatttgcgcatggtgccagAAGAAGAAGCAGGCTGAGGATTAAAGAGACAGAAGAGAAGAGgaaagctcaacctgtaagtttcCCCTCCCTTCTGTCTGCCACTGTACTCCCcaccctgcttcttcttctttcttattTTTGGCACCATGTGTGGAATACTACTGCCAAAAGCTTCaagttgaagaaaatagtttttaaactttcaaatcgttttcttaattgaagaaaaaatgtttttataactaCAAATGGTTTTTTACTTACAGAAAATAGTTGTtctttactttatatatatatatatatatttttttttaaattattatttatttatttatttttattttttatttttttacttacctttattttttcccattgaagaaaaaaaatatttgacctgTGAATGGTTGGGCGTAAGTAAAACaatttttggcagtaatttcactccatagTCTATGAATGCTTGTTATCAATCAAGAGGTTTTTTAagtcactttgctgtttttatattattcacatgtgaataatgctgtataatagactgtatttatattattcacacgtgaataatgctgtataatagactgtatttatattattcacatttgaataatgctgtataatagattatatttatattattcacatgtgaataatgctgtataatacactatattattcacatgtgaataatgctgtataatagacattatttatattattcacatgtgaataacgctgtataatggactgtatttatattattcacatgtgaataatgctgtataatagactgtatattttattcacatgtgaataacgctgtataatagactatgtatattattcacatgtgaataattctgtataatagactgtatttatattattcacatgtgaataacgctgtataatagactatttatattattcacatgtgaataacgctgtataatagactgtatattattcacatgtgaataaggatgtataatagactgtatttatatcattcacgtgtgaatattgctatataatagacgtatttatattattcacatgtgaataatgctgtataatagacatatttatattattcacatgtgaataattctgtatagtactgtatttgttattcacgtgtgaataacactgtataatagactgtatttatattattcacctgtgaataatgctgtataatagactgtatttatatcattcacatgtgaatattgctgtataatagactgtatttatattattcacatgtgaatattgctgtataatagactgtatttatattattcacatgtaaatatttctgtataatagaatgtatttatgttattcacatgtaataaataaaaaataccaaagtgtttattgtttattgtgagcgaactgtggtgctgaatttcccccagggatcaataaagtactttctattctattctgttctGTTTGTGTTTGGCCCGCTTTCTCTTTCCTGTGCTAGGGGGCGCTGTTGTGGTGACGTGCGGAAGTCAAAGAGTAGAAGAAGTAACTCCAACATGGCGGTGCGCGCACGGCTGTCCTTTCGCCTCCCACCCCACCTGCTTCTACCGAGGAACCACAAGCTCGTCCACTCTGAAGCGGCCGTCAAAGAGGCCGTCTACCCGCCCATCAAGCCCTCTCTCACGGCCAAAAGCCAATTGGCCCGGCAGCATCAAGCCCAGGTGCAAATAGAGCGGATTAAAGGCTCCCCGGTGGAGGAGAAGCTGCACCTCCTCACTCGCATCCAGCGGAAAAAGTTCGTGGTTTACCCGCAGACGTTCGCCCGTGACGCGGACAGATGGTACCAACACTTGACCAAGACCGCCTACATCCCGGGCCTGCCGGAGACATTAGGCCTGCAGCGGCCGCTCGTCGCCGGGGAGGAAAGCTCGCAGTCTGCGCCAACTCAAGTCCCCGGCATCGACGATGAGGCGTTTGAGGAAATCCGCTCCCTGGTGACCGGCGTGATCCTCCAGGAGCACTGGGACGTCAACAAGCGCAAAGTCTTCTTGTACCGAAAGCAGGAACTCATCGAGGGCCCTTTTCTGAGGGCCCTGATCACCGCCCTCACCCACCGGCTGGCTGTTTATAACCCGCTGCTCCTCCTCTCCAGCCTGGGTAGGACTTTTCCAACGCCCTGCGAACGCAACACCTCTCGACGTTTAACACCATtgattgtgtttgttgttgttttagatAGAAACCCTCAGGTGGGGTTTTACTGGAGGAAAGGAGAGAGGATCCTGCCTAAGGGACACAGGAGAGGACATCTGGAGCCAACAAGGTTCCAGATTGACGACCAGCCCCTCTGCCAGATTAGAGTCACAGAACAGCTGCCTCAGGTAAGTAAAGTctaattcagtggttcttaacctgggttcgatggaaccctaggggttcggtgagtcggcctcaggggttcggcggaggtcaaaacacacccgactcatcgtgtaaatacaaacttctccctatcggtgtattacggcaacagcagactgatttgcaggtgtgtaatttgtagtgagtgtatgcactgtgttggttttgttgtttgaacaaggtgatgttcatgcacgctaaggctgcagctaacgattatttttctatcgattaatctatagattatttttcgattaatcggttaatctatagattatttttcgattaatctatagattatttttccttttgccgattattttttattcaaaatgaagatgaaaaaataaatgtaggccagttttttcaaaaagcatggcttttatttacaaaaaaaaagaagtatggccactcagtcaacattgacaacaacatgactaaatattctgtaacaatgtaaacatttaaaacttttaacatttaataaaattaaaagtagcttatttgctttttaatgtgcaaatataaaagtcaacatccagtgcaaatcttaatattctgcaatagtataggcatttcaaaagtaaaagtattgcttattttgctttaaaatgtgcaaaaataaagataaacatccaatacaaaaaagtgcaaaacgaaatattctgtaacaacagtgtaaacatttcaacataagtgaaagtattgcttatttgctaaaatgtgcaaaaataaagataaacatccaatacaaaaaagtgccaatctaaatattctggagcactgtaaacattaaatattgcttttaaaatgtgcaaaataaacatccagtccaacacagtacacaataaccaattctactcattccagtgagtgactaacagttgtaatgaagaaaggttagcatgtctacatgctctgcttcttttcttgtttacaatattcccagcagctgaaaataggcgct from Entelurus aequoreus isolate RoL-2023_Sb linkage group LG17, RoL_Eaeq_v1.1, whole genome shotgun sequence encodes the following:
- the hint2 gene encoding histidine triad nucleotide-binding protein 2, mitochondrial, which produces MFHRHILRTCLFPSRVAQLGRLPPVYRAQSPLCTGSDEVRLAEEASRKYGSQAPTIFSKVIDKSIPADIIYEDDKCLAFRDISPQAPVHFLVIPRIAIPRISQAHDDDAELLGHLLVVAKNVAEQQSLTEGYRVVINDGKHGAQSVYHLHVHVLGGRQMTWPPG
- the mrps30 gene encoding 39S ribosomal protein S30, mitochondrial, which produces MAVRARLSFRLPPHLLLPRNHKLVHSEAAVKEAVYPPIKPSLTAKSQLARQHQAQVQIERIKGSPVEEKLHLLTRIQRKKFVVYPQTFARDADRWYQHLTKTAYIPGLPETLGLQRPLVAGEESSQSAPTQVPGIDDEAFEEIRSLVTGVILQEHWDVNKRKVFLYRKQELIEGPFLRALITALTHRLAVYNPLLLLSSLDRNPQVGFYWRKGERILPKGHRRGHLEPTRFQIDDQPLCQIRVTEQLPQMVPMEDSYSADVPDVPFAPNLMPMFKRQCTNHIFTGSKLPDPACFGHTQFHLVPDRYHRERMARKQQSDQIEVFLRANAIASLFAWTSAQASYQGFWNHEDLSRPFVSQAVITDGKFFSFFCYQLNTLALSAQTDVNNPRKNLLWGTQSLRLFEGVEDGRVVGLSDDTLKLLLRFFLQR